The Anabas testudineus chromosome 1, fAnaTes1.2, whole genome shotgun sequence genomic sequence GCCATAACAGCGGTCTGTAGCCTCTGAACCGTTTGTAGGATGCCTTCCGTGCCAGTGTTTACATTGACCTAAGGtgacataaacataaacataaacaaaagatATCTGGGGGAACTCCCAAGgcaagtaaaaaggccacaTTGACATGGATAAAAGTTCTATCTTGGGGCACAAATGTTCCCTCACTACAACGTTTGTATACAATCTGTTATTCACATAAATCTATACACTTCGTCCACATGACCTGCTGGTAGTTAAATGATTTCAGTCTGTCCGCAAAGGCACACCAAAGCCACCAATTAACATTGCAGAGTTAGAGTCCTTCTCGCCAAGCCAGCTCTCTGACAGGGCCATATGCATCTTTGAAATCATGCTGCAGGTTGACATAAGCCTGGAATTTTTGTTCCAGAAGGAATCAGGCATTTATGAGGATGACAGAAGGCAAGGGAAAGTGTGACAAAGGCTGTTGTCTTGCTCGCTGGCGTAGGAGTTTGATGCGTGCTGGTAGCCCCATTAGCAGGACATTGCAGTAGTCAGACAAGAAATGGCCAGTTTCTGCACAATGAGTTGCATTGTAAATTCAGACATTCCTCTGAAccactgtacatctgctgaaacacacagaaacacattatgtgaggatgctctcaatagagcatcgataaaaggacaccagcagtctctggtagatgttgttcttcctaagtacccttaggaagtgcagtctctgctgggcctttcttatcagctcagaggtATGTACTCCCCAGGTTATatcctcctctatgtggaccccCGGAAGTCTGACACCCTCTTAACACAGTCCCCACCAATGTACAGTGGAGGGACCTCAGTTTTCGTCCTCCGGAAGTCAATGACAACCTCTTTTGTCTTGGAGgtgttaaggagcagattgttccccctgcaccacaatgtcagctgttccacctcgtctctgtAGGCAAACTCATCTCCCCCTGAGATGAGTCCCACCACTGTGGTATCATCTGCGAACTTGACGatagtgttgctgtggtgagcAGGAGTACAGTCATAGGTGTAAAGAGTGTAGAGCagggggctcagcacacagccctgtggggagccagTGCTGAGACTAAGGACCTTGGAGGTGTGTGGGCCCACTCTCACCCTCTGACTGCGATCAGAGAGGAAGCTCTTGATCCAAGAGCAGGTGGAGTGTGGGAGTCCTAGGTACAACAGTTTGTTAACTAGTTTGTGGGGAagaattgtgttaaatgcagagctataTTCCACAAAGAGCATCTGCACATAGTtcccctgctgctccaggtgggacagtgcCGTGTGGAGGGCAGTGGCTACGGCATCCTCTGTTGATCTGTTCGCCCTGTACGCAAACTGGTGTGGGTCGAAGGATGGTGGAAGTAGTGAAGTGATGTGACCCCTTACCAGTTTTTCGAAGCACTTCATCACCACTGGGGTGAGTGCAACTTGccggtagtcattgaggctggTAATGTACGTTTTCTTGGGCAGGGGGACTATGGTGGAGGACTTCAGGTACGGTGGGACAGTAGGCCAGGGACAGGTTGAAAATCCTGGTGAACACTCCAGCCAGCTGGTCTGCACAGTCCTTCAGTACTCGTCCAGAGACACCGtctggaccagcagccttcctcGAGTTGACGGACCTCAATACTCCCCTCACCTCGTGCGGGCTGCAGAATgtggatgtgtgggtgtgtctggtTGCTCTATCTCGAAGCGAGTGAAGAAAAGGTTCAGCTCCTCCGCCAACGAGGAGTCGCCTTCGGCGGCACAGAGGGTCGTCCTGTAGTTGGTCAGATGCTGGACTCCCTGCCACACCtccctgctgttgttgctgtccaGGCAGCCTTCAATCTTCCTCTTATAATCCAGTTTAGCCTTCCTGATGCCTCTCTTCAGGTTGGCTCATGTCGAGCTGTAGAGAGCCCTGGAAGGCAGTGTTCCTCTCCCTCAGTAGCTGCTGGACCTCCCGGTTCATCCAGGGCTTCCTGTTAGGGAACACCCTGATGTGCTTGTCCACTGTAATAGTGTCTATGCAGTTCTTAATGTAACATAGCACACTATCCGTGAACACTTCCAGGTCTGGATCTTCAAAGACGTCTCAGTTGGTCCTCTCAAAACAGTCCTGCAGATGCTGAGAGGCATCATCAGGCcatgtttttacaatttttgaGATTGTAAGAGCAGTTTTCCTAAGGGGGGCGTATGCAGGGATTAGAAGCAGAGACACATGGTCAGACTGGCCCAGGTGAGGGCCAAAATCGTCTGACCCTATAGCCTagcttaatgtttgtgtagacCTTGTCCAGAGTGTTTGCTTCTCTGGTGGTACACTTAACATGCTGGTACAGATTAGGAAGCACTGGCTTAAGGTCCGTGTGGTTAAAATCCCCTGCTATGATGTGCACGGCGTCGGGATAAGCATCGGGATAGTTACTACAGTTGTAGTTGATAAGAGAAACAATTTTTATGACATGATTTAAAgtccacagtttaaatatacatgtacaaaaccggttatcatgcatccatagcccacctgactgtattgttttttactttatttattttattattacgtataacatattatatatgttaagtcgtaatagtgtatatagttgtagattctcgttaaatgtttattacttttgtatttttgcacaccctttcattctttttgcacattactgttgttctgttgttgtttttgcactgacctgctgtagcaattgaatttccccaatgtgggatcaataaagaatatcttattttatcttatcaaATGCACCATAATCTGTACTGTAGTTTAGGCAAAATCCTGGATGAAGTAACTGAACCAGTGGTTTTGGGGGTGAGATATTTTGATGGTTCCCTATCCTTTGGCCTTTGATGACCATCACTAACCAGGATGGCCAATGTTAGAagtggaaaaggagagaggggaagagtgatgcatttgtgtttgcttaaagctaaaaaaaaaagttagcttaaaagctaaaaataaagcTGGGCCTGGAGGCCACAACCAATAGGCTAAATTCAAAAAGGATCCGGCCAGCCTGTTGTTCTTTTACTCCTTACTCCGTATTCTCCCCTACTCTTTAACTTTCtctgataaaaaatatatacaaaacaGCACACTAGGTTATGGATAAGTATATTTGTTTATTACCAGATTAGTCCACGCAGATTTCTAGTTGTGTAGAACAGAACATGGAAATGAAGTGACAACCGTGGTTTAACATCAGAAATGATGGAATAACAGTTACCTGTGAGTATCTAACACTCTTTTTACTgtaaagcacatacacacacagtgtgtggaATCATGGgtacaatacattttattaccTGCTTCACAtgccattttttaaattacaatagtGTAAACACaatgtatatgtacatacacatacacatacatgtgaGGGGGAGCTGATATTAAAGGATGACAGGTCTGTAGTTTGTTGGGCctaaagcacaaacacatacacatatttaaatacagCACCATCTAGCAAAAGCTTGGTGTCTCACTTCAAAGTGCTCCAAACTgtgcaaaagtaaaaaatattcatGGCATGACAAGGAAGAGCTTCTTCCTTTAAATCccacaaaacaacagacatcaccagacccccccaccccacccatccacacacgcacacacctgtACCTTGAAATACACCCTATATAGCTATTGTTATTCTATTCTAAACTTAGAACTAAAGactatgtttttatatttgctaAACTACCTGTAGCCACACTTGACTAGCGAGGTAAACCCTAatcacatttgtcattttctgttcacATCATAAAGAACTGGGGCGTAAGTGTAGTGTTTCCATCTGTAGTGTGCCTGCAGAGACACTGCCAATGGCGGCCATGCAAAACTATTTCATTCCTTCTAAACTTCCTCCAAAAAAGGAAGGATTAATTACAAAATTGTTCCTACACCACATAATGTACAGAATAAATCATAGTCAGTGGTTTCAATAATACTTGGGtctaaatttaattaattttggaCAGCAATTTTATGTATAAAATTgtactatttaaaataattgtaattGTCACGAActacaatatataaaatcatAGTATTTTATCAGAAGAATGCTTTAACTTGTTTAATCAGCGACAGGTTATTTTACCAATGAACCAAAACTGTAGCCAGTCCGGCTGGTTGAGTGTGAGGTTCagtgtgatgctgtgtgtggATCAGCAACTTTCCAGCAGCAATGATGTGTTGTTGAGTGCTGTTCAGTGTTCATTTAACCCATGTTGGTTGTACCTTTCTGCCTACCTACACCACCCTTCAGTTGACAAACCCATGttcttcactgtcacagtgATGTGTTGGTTTTAGTCCCCTACCAGATGGCACTGTAATCACCAATATATATTTTGTGATTGGACAGAATCAACAACACATCTCAGCAGTTGGTGTCAGTATTAGTGTGCCTGCTAACATTTAGTGCTGGTGCATTTTACAAAACCAAACCTGTTATGTGCCGCCTTATGTCTGGGCTTCTGGGAGGGACCAGCCGGGCTCACATGGCACAGCAGTCCCAGCCACAACTAGCCCATTGGAACTGTGACACAGGAGAGATTTGTTTGCTGTGGCAGCTGTTGTTGGTGAGGAATTGCGGCCACCAGTTATGGTACTGTTAAGGTTGCGGTAAGCTCGCTGCCGTGGTAACGAAGCCCTTCTGTGTGGTGCAGCCATGGCAGCTGAACCACGGAGGCACACGGAGGGGAAAGTCAGACCTACGAAACAGCAGCCCGTACAGGAAATGACCTCATCTTGCTCTGAGGCTCCACTTGGGTCAGAGGACAGGACTTGGGCTGCACTGTAACCATTAGCCAGCCCTCCTCCACCCAACTGCACCTGCTGGCCAATCACAAGAGCTGAGCCATTGTTGTTGTCCAGTCGTTGCAGAGGAGGCAAGGAGGATGGACCATTGGCGATTGGAAGTCGCCAGCCACTAGTCTGtaaagaggatgaggaggtggaggtgagcAGTGGTTTTACAAATGTGGAGTCCAGGACTTTCTCTGCTGGCTCTGGAGACTTGGTACAGTCCATGGGTTCTGTTTTACATAtgctgtcctcctcttcttcctcaacCTCCTCCTCTAACTGCTCCAGAGACACCATCTCTAGTTCTACAGGGAGATTGGAATCCTCTCTCATTTCCTTCTTATCCTCCTTTAACAAGTCTGTCTTCTCAGCTATCTCAATGTTTAACCATTCATCCACCTTTCTGGACACcactttcttctccctctcgTCTGCCACACGCTCCCCAGACCCTCCTTTATTTGCTATCACTGTGAAATGCTcattcttgtcctcctccttcccctccatGTCTCTTGACAAGGCTATAGTCCGGTTGAGCTCTGGAGTACAGGGGAGAGACTGGCACCTTCTTTGCGAAACTTGGGCCCCCCTCATTCCTCTGAGGAGGTGAAGGGAGGCACATGGGTCACATAGTGCAGGCAGAGTGAAAGTCAGGGAGATGACAGATTTGCTGGGTGTGTCTAAGAGTTTACATCGCCCCCCATTCAGGTCCTGTCTGAGAGAGAAAGGGTTTATCCGTGCGGGGGTCCCAAGGAGTGCAGGAGCCAGGTATGATGGGGGTAACATGTCCGACTGGCTCCTCACTAAGCCTTGCCATTGCCGTATGCGTTTACTGAGGGGACAGGGAGAGCTGCGGCGTCGGTAGGGGCTGACATCCACAGCCACTGGCTCTGAGTTagggaaggaaagagaaagacaaaaaacaggTCAACGTGTGTggcagaacaaaaaaacaaactaaaaagaaaCTAGAAAAACCATACTATCCAGAACAGTTTCATGGTTTGATTTagatgtgtttatgtttcagtgCATGACTTTTCCTGGTAAAAGGAAGCAGAGACTGGAGAGAACTCATGGGAATCACCCTAATTCACGGTTATCTACATGTGAGTCCTTGAATTTGACTAATTCTCAGGGGAAAACCTGATAGGGAAAAAACATCTCTGACCAGTATGCCAGTCACATCATGTGATGATGCCATCATGTGTGAGAAGCTGCTGCCTAGGCTGGATTATCTACTGGACAAAATGGGCAAAACTGCTCCATGTTTCCAAATACTACAGGTTTATAGTGTGTCAAACCGTTGGCACTactgttaattaaaacacagaatcaaCTCATAAAAGGGATTTTAAATAGATCCCTGCATTAAGTATGTTTCAAATATAGTTCCCCTTAGGTTAATGTGGCCATAACTGTAGTGTTTTAACAGCTTAATCAGTTTATATAAATTAgtgttttttacagtgcatttacatTCTACAATAACACACACCTTAGCTGTTTAGAACAAAGATAGGAACAGATCAGAGTATTCAGGAGAAAAGCCATGCAGCCTTGGGGAAGTGCCCATAATGACAGTATTGTAAAAACATgtcaatttgtttttcatccaaATAAGGAATTCTTCATTTGAATGTACCACATGCAATGGGCTTCTTGCTGCCTCCTTCTTCCACTGTCTCCATGCTCTCCAGTGTAAAGACAATGTCAGAGAATGAGGGACGTTTCTCAGAACtcatctgaaaataaaacaaacatcaaacacacaagcaaaaagATTGACATGGTGGgtataaatattattacatatatatattatattatattattatattattattacgGAGTAGATAAAGTTCTCTTTTATATAGCGTTTGGCAATAATCAACGAATGATTGTATCACACATAAAACTGGAAACGTTTATACAAAACATTATGGGTCATGTTAACTGaggtaatgtgtgtgtgtgtgtgtgtgtgtgtgtgtgtgtggttgtgtgtgtgtgtttgtgtttacttaCATTACAGCAGGTGACAGCAAGGCTAAAGAATGCAGGTGGACAGTCTCCAACCATGTTCTCAAATGCATCCACATCCAGACCAAAgtcctacaaacacacacgcacaagcacgCACATTACACAAAAAGCAATtcattaatactgtatgttgttgctattttaaaaatatgaaatgaaaatcactTTATATCAAGTGTAAGTAATCACAGAGACTGTAAATAAAGCCGTTCACGCACTACACAACTAAAAACTAATCTAAAAAGGTGCAGACTAGAACCTCTGTCCTGGGTAAGACGTCAGGATCAGCTTCAATCCGGGCGATGATCTCACACAGGATGATGCCATATGCAAACACATCCACCTGAGCAGATGAGAGGGTGTGCAAGTCAGTTTTTTTCAGGGCCCTGGTCTTCAAGCTGATATCAGGCTAAaatgatgtgtgtctgtgtctggctTTCAGGAGAAATCAATAATTCTATAGCTTCTAATTTAACTTGTAATACATGTAGGATTTagaatgttttattatactCACAAAAGTTTAGGTGTTGCATTTATACtgtgttggtttggtttgtgcagGTTTACCTTCTCATTGTACAGCTCTCCTCGCAGAACTTCTGGGGCCATCCAGTACGGAGAGCCCACAACGGCCAGAGGCTGCTTCATCACACCCTCACTGCAGAGACACCAATTCACCATTCACATCCACTACAGTACCACTGTACAGTATGCAATATAATACACCAACCCTGTAAGATATAACTTGCTACAACTTGAGTGCAGAGGCTGCCCAAAAATTAAAGGCAAGTTAAAGTTTAATTCAAgttgattttgatttgttaGTAGAATTTGTTTGTTGAACTAGGTATGTAGTTATTTGAAAAAATCTAAGCAGCTTCATTATAATAGTCTATTGTGTTGATGTGTTCATCCtgtgttcatgttgtgtttatttaagtTAATTCCATTGATCTTACATTGAACATTCAATTGTACTTCAAGCACCAAGTACCCTAAATTATTATCACTTATACTAAATCAATTATTTTAAACCAAAACTTTCTACTTAGAACAACTCTTGTTTGAagatttaaacaataaaaaaattaaaatttaagttCAGTTAATCCTGAAAACATAAGTCTAGTCTGTTTACTTACTAGTTACATACAAAAAATATTAGCTGATTCAACAAAATTCCTAAATAAGATTTTACAGTCTAATCAAAGAATATATTCATGACTTGTGTtggatgaaaacatgttcagtAAGTAAATTACAGACAAATAATGGGCAAAACAGAGACTGAGATGGGTTACACACCGACACCAAGCATAAATAACTTCCAATGTTGACATGAATGTAAAGACTTAACAGCAAATgtgttacattattattttccatAATACAATCTCCTGTTGAAGTATATCTGATCTAATCTGAAATCTATCTGTATGTCTGCCAACTATGGACACATACTCTCACTGGCTGTGATTAACATCACAATGAGATCAAACTTTCCAGCTGAATAAAAGTTGTTTCATGAAAGGTCTGTTGTGGGACATGTATTCCACCCCCCTAACCTGTAATTAGGGATCTTCTCTGCCAGGCCAAAGTCTCCCACCACAGCAGTGAACATGCCACTTTCACAGCGAACCAGACAGTTCTGCACAGGAAAACAGTCAGGGTGAGGTCTACAAACAACTTTTGGTACAACTGTGGTAATTAAAAACCTAATTTAATCGACAAACAACTCTCTGATCTATTAGCT encodes the following:
- the LOC113162379 gene encoding dual specificity testis-specific protein kinase 2-like, coding for MDYHAECCFCDSEEGHGGPDEPPLHSIHAPNRIRPSSYRALRSAVSSLARIDDFFCEKIGSGFFSEVFKVQHRITGQVMALKMNTLASNKANMLREVQLMNRLCHPNILRFLGVCVHKGQLHALTEYINGGNLEQLLDSDLYLSWRVRIGLSLDIARGLQYLHSKGIFHRDLTSKNCLVRCESGMFTAVVGDFGLAEKIPNYSEGVMKQPLAVVGSPYWMAPEVLRGELYNEKVDVFAYGIILCEIIARIEADPDVLPRTEDFGLDVDAFENMVGDCPPAFFSLAVTCCNMSSEKRPSFSDIVFTLESMETVEEGGSKKPIACEPVAVDVSPYRRRSSPCPLSKRIRQWQGLVRSQSDMLPPSYLAPALLGTPARINPFSLRQDLNGGRCKLLDTPSKSVISLTFTLPALCDPCASLHLLRGMRGAQVSQRRCQSLPCTPELNRTIALSRDMEGKEEDKNEHFTVIANKGGSGERVADEREKKVVSRKVDEWLNIEIAEKTDLLKEDKKEMREDSNLPVELEMVSLEQLEEEVEEEEEDSICKTEPMDCTKSPEPAEKVLDSTFVKPLLTSTSSSSLQTSGWRLPIANGPSSLPPLQRLDNNNGSALVIGQQVQLGGGGLANGYSAAQVLSSDPSGASEQDEVISCTGCCFVGLTFPSVCLRGSAAMAAPHRRASLPRQRAYRNLNSTITGGRNSSPTTAATANKSLLCHSSNGLVVAGTAVPCEPGWSLPEAQT